A part of Aspergillus flavus chromosome 5, complete sequence genomic DNA contains:
- a CDS encoding Pfs domain protein: protein MGITKPSHDDYTIAWICALPLEMAAAKAMLEKTHESLPQPQADQNSYFFGEMSGHNIVLVCLPSGVYGTTSAATVLSQMLSTFSSIKVGLMVGIGGGVPRESVDIRLGDVVVSMPSGSSGGVIQYDYGKALSDGCFQHTGSLNSPPQVLLTAVSQMRSNHMIEGSEIYATITNTLDSNRYMGEHFSPPDRDLLFNATYQHPKHCLDCSNCDQSQVVTRIPRKSHEPQIHYGLIASGNQVIKDAKTRDYLAQKLGTLCFEMEAAGLMNQLPCLVIRGICDYCDSHKQKDWQGYSALSASAYAKVLLTVVPISSSNRTGARIHMQSNKEAKRSEAPSFTFNSYGSGQQFNATGNAQNNNTGNGNQFLGSFAGPVYFGHPPTASKDT from the coding sequence ATGGGAATTACAAAACCCTCTCATGATGACTATACGATTGCCTGGATTTGCGCGTTACCGCTGGAGATGGCGGCTGCCAAGGCGATGCTTGAGAAGACGCATGAATCCCTTCCCCAGCCACAAGCGGACCAGAACTCCTATTTTTTTGGAGAAATGAGCGGCCATAATATTGTCCTTGTCTGTTTGCCCTCTGGAGTGTATGGAACCACATCTGCAGCCACAGTTCTCTCCCAAATGCTGTCAACATTCTCGTCTATCAAAGTTGGTTTGATGGTGGGGATTGGTGGGGGTGTACCCAGGGAAAGTGTTGATATTCGCCTTGGGGATGTAGTGGTTAGCATGCCGTCCGGCTCCTCAGGTGGTGTGATACAGTATGATTACGGCAAGGCATTGTCTGATGGGTGCTTTCAACATACCGGTTCGCTCAACAGCCCCCCTCAGGTACTGTTGACTGCCGTCTCTCAGATGCGCAGCAATCACATGATTGAAGGTTCTGAGATTTATGCCACTATCACAAATACCCTGGACAGTAATCGGTACATGGGAGAACATTTCTCGCCCCCTGATAGAGACTTGCTGTTCAATGCGACATATCAACATCCAAAGCACTGTCTGGATTGCTCGAACTGCGACCAGAGCCAGGTTGTGACACGTATTCCACGAAAGTCTCACGAGCCTCAAATTCATTATGGCTTGATTGCATCTGGTAATCAGGTAATAAAAGACGCTAAAACACGGGACTACCTTGCTCAAAAGCTGGGAACTCTCTGCTTTGAGATGGAAGCTGCTGGTCTCATGAACCAGCTACCTTGCTTGGTGATCCGCGGTATTTGTGACTACTGTGATTCACACAAGCAGAAGGACTGGCAAGGTTATTCAGCACTGAGTGCATCTGCATATGCTAAGGTACTCTTAACGGTTGTTCctatcagcagcagcaataGAACTGGCGCAAGAATTCATATGCAATCAAACAAAGAGGCAAAGCGCAGTGAGGCACCCAGTTTCACATTTAATAGCTACGGGTCTGGACAGCAGTTCAATGCTACTGGGAACGCTCAGAACAACAACACAGGAAATGGCAATCAATTCCTCGGTAGCTTTGCTGGGCCTGTGTATTTCGGCCACCCTCCGACCGCATCTAAGGATACCTAG
- a CDS encoding uncharacterized protein (expressed protein) codes for MYCSFYELRKAHIECPLVTEDNETTCALLDNNVEGFWGKVLWKSNIEGQEEQIATLLHWLHHQAGGRENVYPWLISSKVSTDYSNCCQSYTTVIDSQMDGLEIMDNSLNTGRSSRGMMCLSLSNRHPRSPLKGLDSSVFRPYGLVFWDCVRMDGLGFPEGVGAPHRMWFALSSIFTDEDWTELLRRQSNIVAAT; via the coding sequence ATGTATTGTTCTTTTTACGAGCTGCGCAAGGCACATATTGAATGTCCCTTGGTAACAGAAGACAATGAGACTACCTGCGCCTTGCTGGACAACAACGTGGAAGGGTTCTGGGGGAAAGTCCTTTGGAAAAGCAATATCGAAGGCCAGGAGGAGCAGATAGCAACTCTTCTTCACTGGCTGCATCACCAGGCAGGCGGACGTGAAAATGTATACCCCTGGTTGATATCTAGCAAGGTTTCAACGGATTACAGCAATTGTTGCCAGTCCTATACAACTGTGATAGACTCGCAAATGGACGGATTAGAGATCATGGACAACAGCCTAAATACGGGACGATCATCCAGGGGCATGATGTGCTTATCGCTATCTAATCGCCATCCTCGCTCGCCCCTTAAAGGTCTGGATAGCTCGGTCTTTCGCCCATACGGCCTTGTATTTTGGGATTGTGTCAGAATGGATGGTTTAGGCTTTCCAGAAGGGGTGGGTGCTCCGCACCGAATGTGGTTCGCGTTATCCTCTATATTCACCGACGAGGATTGGACGGAACTGCTGAGACGGCAGTCTAATATTGTCGCAGCTACCTAA
- a CDS encoding putative ankyrin repeat-containing protein (unnamed protein product) codes for MSFTNDHGSGDMFNSHMSTQNNNTGNGNQFSGSTFHGPVNFPQNTQNERPLQSRQMDVLKRLNVSKYRDQKDRNPVRVRGTCDWFVTHPTFRAWQETQTSQMLWVTADPGCGKSVLAKYLADSVLTSHAGRIVGYFFFKDDFEDQRSIVKALCCILHQLFYQNRDLLTAHILEQFEMDERIVDSFGSLWNVLISAAKQTDTTEIICLLDAFDECEPDGRSQLTVALERLYTDESRHNFNLKFLITSRLYGDIRQGFQPMQMEGQSLIHLSGEGTEEMEDISREIKTFIKARVETIGARLKLTEEEESILLKSVTRVPNTTYLWVYLTLNLIESIKDIDKTRILDATSDLPKTVDDAYERILSRSEDCQKARKLLHIVVGATRPLTLQEMNLALILSGKHQSYRELELRSEDRIRENIRDLCGLFITVVEGRIYLLHQTAREFLIEKNKPPLQGNTSDSKLPVLHHAAWRFLFGDTPKGNVDSIPSPTWKHSLTLQESHHIIATICIQYLLLSDFRKTLPRGIDIGELTNTYIFLDYSTKSWATHFLKANDKTDNMKQSLVTLCDLIEDCCPAWFQVYWASLGTEFPTGFNSLMIGAYFGLVPVVQHWIMKKTDFDAKDEVYGRSALSWASGNGHTAVMELLIKRSYRTWWKMAQVDLRDRHNRTPLSWAILNGQVEAVGLLLKAGAEIDLEDDIGGTPFEYAICSGNNGVWNIVKKKGSQNHHLPIDRIQTKLLISAARKGNEAIVRHLLENNADIESIDENGQTPLSRAAENGHEAVVRLLLENKADIESMDRLSRTPLFWAVENCHKAVVRLLLENKADIESKDIFSRTPLFWAAIKGHEAAVTLLLENKADIESRDNKYRRTPLCEAAKNGHEAVVRLLLENKADVESTDDIFGRTPLAWAAENGHEAVVRLLLKNNADIQSKDIFSRTPLSYAEISGNKAVVRLVSRYKSP; via the coding sequence ATGTCATTCACCAACGACCACGGCAGCGGGGATATGTTCAACTCCCATATGAGTACCCAGAACAACAATACAGGAAATGGCAACCAATTCTCCGGATCCACCTTTCATGGGCCTGTGAACTTCCCTCAGAATACCCAGAATGAGCGTCCTCTTCAATCACGACAGATGGATGTCCTGAAGAGACTGAATGTATCCAAATATCGAGATCAGAAAGATCGAAACCCTGTTCGAGTACGAGGGACGTGTGACTGGTTTGTTACTCATCCAACTTTCAGAGCCTGGCAAGAGACCCAGACGTCGCAGATGCTCTGGGTCACTGCAGATCCCGGATGTGGAAAATCTGTGTTGGCAAAGTATTTGGCAGATTCTGTTCTCACAAGTCACGCTGGTCGAATAGTCggatatttcttctttaagGACGACTTCGAGGATCAAAGGAGCATCGTAAAGGCCTTATGCTGCATTCTTCACCAGCTCTTTTACCAGAATCGCGATCTGCTTACTGCGCATATTCTTGAACAATTTGAGATGGACGAAAGGATTGTTGATTCTTTTGGTAGTCTTTGGAACGTCCTCATCAGCGCTGCGAAGCAAACGGATACTACAGAGATCATTTGTCTGCTAGACGCCTTCGATGAATGCGAACCGGATGGACGGTCCCAACTCACTGTAGCACTCGAAAGGCTTTACACTGATGAAAGTCGGCATAATTTCAATCTAAAGTTTCTTATTACTAGTCGCCTCTATGGTGACATCAGGCAAGGATTTCAGCCTATGCAGATGGAAGGGCAATCATTGATTCATCTCAGCGGGGAAGGTACTGAAGAAATGGAGGATATCTCTCGTGAGATCAAAACTTTCATCAAAGCAAGGGTTGAAACAATTGGCGCCCGACTAAAGCTcacggaagaggaagagtcTATCCTACTCAAGAGCGTCACACGTGTTCCCAACACCACATATCTCTGGGTCTACCTTACTCTTAATCTAATTGAGAGTATTAAGGATATCGATAAAACAAGAATACTCGACGCTACGTCTGACCTCCCCAAGACCGTGGACGATGCCTATGAACGAATCTTATCTCGAAGCGAAGACTGCCAAAAGGCCAGAAAATTACTTCATATCGTGGTCGGTGCGACACGGCCCTTAACGCTCCAAGAAATGAACCTCGCTTTAATCTTAAGTGGAAAACACCAGTCATATCGGGAGCTTGAACTCAGATCAGAAGACCGTATTCGTGAAAATATCCGGGACCTCTGCGGACTGTTTATTACCGTTGTAGAAGGTAGAATTTACCTCCTTCATCAAACGGCGAGAGAGTTTTTGATTGAAAAGAATAAGCCCCCCCTCCAAGGGAATACATCCGACAGCAAACTTCCCGTGCTTCATCACGCTGCCTGGCGATTCCTATTCGGAGATACCCCAAAAGGGAACGTTGACAGCATTCCAAGCCCCACATGGAAGCATTCATTAACATTGCAAGAGTCTCATCACATTATTGCAACAATCTGTATCCAGTACCTGCTGCTCTCCGATTTTCGGAAGACCTTGCCTCGGGGAATAGACATAGGCGAGCTTACCAACACCTATATCTTTCTAGACTACTCTACCAAATCTTGGGCCACTCATTTTTTGAAAGCGAATGATAAGACTGACAATATGAAACAATCCCTTGTGACACTCTGCGATCTGATTGAAGATTGCTGTCCAGCTTGGTTCCAAGTTTATTGGGCGTCATTGGGCACAGAATTCCCGACTGGCTTCAACAGTCTTATGATTGGAGCCTATTTTGGACTAGTACCGGTAGTGCAACACTGGATTATGAAGAAAACTGATTTTGACGCTAAGGACGAGGTATATGGCCGTTCGGCACTATCTTGGGCGTCTGGAAACGGCCATACTGCTGTCATGGAGCTCTTGATAAAAAGATCCTACAGAACCTGGTGGAAGATGGCCCAGGTTGATTTGCGAGACAGGCATAATAGGACACCTCTTTCATGGGCTATCCTGAACGGTCAAGTGGAGGCAGTCGGTCTGTTACTCAAAGCTGGAGCTGAAATTGACTTGGAAGATGATATCGGAGGGACGCCGTTCGAATATGCTATCTGCAGTGGGAATAATGGGGTATGGAATATcgtgaagaagaaaggatcccagaatcatcatctgccTATCGACAGGATTCAAACCAAACTGCTCATTTCAGCTGCCAGAAAGGGCAATGAAGCGATAGTGAGACACCTGCTTGAGAATAATGCAGATATAGAGTCGATAGATGAAAACGGCCAAACACCACTTTCCCGGGCAGCAGAGAATGGTCATGAGGCGGTGGTGAGACTTCTGCTCGAGAACAAGGCAGATATAGAGTCGATGGATAGACTTAGCCGAACACCACTTTTCTGGGCGGTGGAGAATTGCCATAAGGCAGTGGTGAGACTTCTGCTTGAGAATAAGGCAGATATAGAGTCGAAGGATATATTTAGCCGAACACCACTTTTCTGGGCGGCTATAAAGGGTCATGAGGCGGCGGTGACACTCCTTCTCGAGAACAAGGCAGATATAGAGTCAAGGGATAATAAGTATAGGCGAACACCACTTTGCGAGGCGGCAAAGAATGGCCATGAGGCAGTGGTAAGACTTCTGCTCGAGAACAAGGCAGATGTAGAGTCGACAGATGATATATTTGGCCGAACACCACTTGCCTGGGCAGCGGAGAATGGCCATGAGGCAGTGGTAAGACTCCTGCTCAAGAATAATGCAGATATACAGTCGAAGGATATATTTAGCCGAACACCACTTTCATATGCGGAGATCAGTGGTAATAAAGCAGTAGTGAGGCTAGTTTCTAGGTACAAGAGCCCTTGA
- a CDS encoding putative alpha-1,3-glucanase, translating into MINNYGGKASYYHYEGKPLVSTFEGPANSDDWLIIKQSTGCFFVPDWSSLGAKPAVELGTADGLFNWAAWPWGGQEMNTYVDASGDNLWYDRWQEIWYLKPPFVQIISWNDYGESHYIGPLRDYAMEAFDIGRAPYNYVTDMPHDGWRLFLPFLIDTYNSGGTSGNTASQLQIEFHPTEIVQDHIFFSALLSAPATVTVSVGGVSQQASWTWQPDGGVGIYHGSVPFGSSLGDVVVTLSRSGKQIAQVHGSSISTNCVKGLTNWNAWVGSASASESVNAKPETNLFNQKCINGTGANNFAGLCEFGCKYGYCPLGACYCQLQGEPRETPNATGPMGYPQAGLDASYSGLCAFDCPHGFCPDTACSTVSAPLSTPTVSPFLPPACIGGTGEGNLAGLCDFACNLGFCPINACTCTAQGALHTLPEATDKVGEAGPGMDETVYGPLCEFTCKYEYCPEGACAVSTSGGEGDDKGSGDVYVDPGIFLKPSPVVGCIPPCTLIMPDLLLNNPTTIYLSPVATSITLGTTTIKTLYPSPITTTAMSYFNMPVGPGQTRPFSFYLTPSYSPEPVTLEADGTSTTIFLPPVSVQSITPGGGVTQTPTSLGTTEYYTNGQTYTYSEAQFPSLSDLATSTITTTTLPVQTSPATSATSTTVVPVWVQAGGFYWSPVPQPTSKPEDIPVPPLPSFPPIPKAPRFKLFDLFSIDCPPNRFLPTTTFTSHAPFPSCTDINSPGCGHRCTSNCGSSSSEESTAQTATNYWVTCSDTSCSTTKTATFTGCSVTNSATTTGNISEIAVVGGDPYTVTGGTINVDGTTIRVPNVDGNEQVSTTIDNVPMVIIPGYSGTVAVPVFPTAKPTSDSGSHSTTSSTTTSTTTTTTSSAKPAPTSADGCDLMKKQGVCWNKCDPITGKAVGGGWKKGDPWCWLEHDGVGAFCNHQTDCPTTFQCQPSIWAQGGCTIPEPDYGGCAIMDGIQGVCWSKCNPETSQPVKEEWKAGDPWCWLKTDQAGAFCNNDKDCPADLECQPSSWAKGGCSASTPIAAQLLSFHTNGASAGPLGLGPGLY; encoded by the exons ATGATCAACAACTACGGCGGGAAGGCCTCCTACTACCACTACGAAGGCAAGCCTTTGGTGTCAACCTTTGAAGGCCCTGCAAATTCAGATGATTGGCTCATCATCAAGCAGTCCACAGGATGTTTCTTTGTGCCAGACTGGTCGTCGTTGGGAGCCAAGCCAGCAGTGGAGCTAGGCACGGCGGACGGTCTGTTCAACTGGGCCGCTTGGCCATGGGGAGGTCAAGAAATGAACACTTACGTCGACGCCTC AGGAGACAACTTGTGGTATGACAGGTGGCAGGAAATCTGGTATCTCAAGCCACCGTTTGTTCAAATTATCTCCTGGAACGACTATGGCGAGTCTCACTATATCGGACCACTACGAGACTATGCCATGGAGGCCTTCGACATTGGCCGAGCTCCCTATAACTATGTCACTGACATGCCTCATGATGGCTGGcggctctttcttccttttttgaTCGACACCTATAA CTCAGGAGGAACCTCTGGTAACACTGCGAGCCAGCTTCAAATTGAGTTTCATCCAACAGAGATCGTACAGGACcacatcttcttctctgctctCCTTAGTGCTCCGGCAACCGTTACGGTCAGTGTTGGTGGAGTATCCCAACAAGCCAGCTGGACTTGGCAACCGGACGGAGGTGTCGGTATCTACCATGGCAGTGTTCCTTTCGGTTCTAGCCTGGGAGACGTCGTCGTCACGTTATCGCGCTCTGGAAAGCAGATAGCCCAGGTCCACGGCAGCTCCATATCCACGAATTGCGTCAAGGGGCTGACGAATTGGAATGCCTGGGTCGGCAGCGCCAGTGCTAGTGAAAGTGTCAATGCGAAGCCGGAAACGAATCTTTTCAATCAGAAATGTATAAATGGCACCGGAGCCAACAACTTTGCTGGTCTATGTGAGTTCGGTTGCAAATATGGCTACTGTCCTCTCGGTGCCTGTTACTGCCAGCTTCAAGGGGAGCCTCGAGAAACACCCAATGCGACCGGACCCATGGGCTATCCTCAAGCAGGACTCGATGCCAGCTATAGCGGTCTCTGCGCGTTTGACTGCCCTCATGGATTCTGCCCCGACACCGCATGCAGCACCGTCTCTGCACCGTTGTCCACGCCCACTGTCTCACCCTTTTTACCTCCAGCATGCATCGGCGGTACAGGGGAAGGTAATCTCGCCGGTCTTTGTGACTTCGCGTGTAATTTGGGGTTCTGTCCTATCAATGCGTGTACATGTACTGCCCAAGGTGCTCTTCACACGCTTCCTGAAGCAACAGATAAGGTTGGTGAAGCGGGTCCAGGAATGGATGAAACTGTCTATGGACCCCTTTGCGAGTTCACCTGCAAGTATGAATACTGTCCCGAAGGCGCATGTGCCGTCTCTACGTCTGGTGGAGAGGGTGACGACAAGGGCTCCGGTGATGTCTATGTAGATCCAGGCATTTTCCTGAAACCTTCCCCTGTTGTCGGATGTATTCCGCCTTGTACTCTGATAATGCCAGACCTGCTCCTGAATAACCCAACGACAATCTATTTATCTCCGGTGGCTACGTCCATTACCTTGGGAACCACCACTATCAAGACCCTTTACCCCAGCCCCA TTACTACCACGGCTATGAGCTATTTTAATATGCCTGTCGGCCCCGGTCAAACGagacccttctccttctatCTGACTCCCAGCTATTCTCCGGAGCCCGTCACATTGGAGGCGGACGGTACTTCCACCACAATCTTCCTACCTCCAGTCTCTGTCCAGTCAATTACACCAGGTGGTGGGGTCACGCAGACACCCACGTCTCTTGGAACAACCGAATACTACACAAATGGCCAGACATATACCTATTCTGAGGCACAATTCCCGTCTCTCTCAGATCTCGCGACTTCTACAATCACGACCACGACACTCCCTGTCCAGACCTCACCGGCTACCTCCGCTACCTCAACGACGGTTGTTCCAGTATGGGTCCAGGCTGGAGGCTTCTATTGGTCTCCGGTACCCCAGCCTACCTCGAAACCGGAGGATATACCCGTGCCCCCACTGCCCTCGTTTCCTCCGATCCCCAAAGCACCACGCTTCAAACTCTTCGATTTGTTCTCAATCGACTGCCCCCCAAACCGATTCCTTCCAACAACCACTTTTACCAGCCACGCCCCGTTCCCCTCCTGTACAGATATCAATAGCCCCGGCTGCGGACATCGCTGTACCTCGAACTGCGGTAGCAGTTCCAGCGAGGAGAGCACCGCGCAGACAGCCACCAACTACTGGGTCACTTGCTCTGACACCAGCTGCTCCACCACAAAGACGGCCACTTTTACCGGATGCTCAGTGACTAACTCGGCCACGACAACGGGCAA TATCTCGGAGATTGCCGTCGTCGGGGGCGATCCATATACGGTAACGGGAGGAACCATCAATGTCGATGGCACGACTATCCGGGTGCCCAACGTGGATGGCAACGAGCAGGTTAGCACGACAATAGACAATGTGCCTATGGTCATCATCCCAGGCTATTCAGGCACGGTTGCCGTGCCAGTATTCCCAACGGCCAAGCCAACCTCCGACTCAGGATCCCACTCCACTACCTCCTCGACGACCACGtctaccactactactaccaccagCTCGGCAAAGCCAGCGCCTACCTCTGCGGATGGTTGTGATCTGATGAAGAAACAAGGTGTATGCTGGAATAAGTGTGACCCTATTACCGGCAAGGCGGTGGGCGGTGGGTGGAAAAAGGGCGATCCATGGTGTTGGCTTGAACATGACGGAGTAGGTGCCTTTTGCAACCATCAGACAGACTGCCCAACCACATTCCAATGTCAGCCAAGTATTTGGGCGCAGGGTGGATGTACAATACCAGAGCCGGATTATGGTGGTTGCGCCATAATGGATGGTATACAGGGAGTATGTTGGAGCAAATGCAACCCAGAGACCTCTCAGCCCGTCAAGGAAGAGTGGAAAGCAGGAGATCCATGGTGCTGGCTTAAGACCGACCAGGCAGGGGCTTTCTGCAATAACGACAAAGATTGTCCAGCAGATCTGGAGTGTCAGCCAAGTAGTTGGGCCAAGGGAGGATGTTCGGCTAGCACGCCAATTGCCGCTCAGCTACTTTCGTTTCATACTAACGGGGCATCTGCTGGGCCTCTTGGCCTTGGGCCTGGCTTATACTAA